Below is a window of Candidatus Cloacimonadota bacterium DNA.
CCCATCGCATAAAGTACTTACTAAAAAAATTGAAAAGAGCGGTAATATTTTTGGGAAAGAACTCAAACCTCCGGAATTTAAAGGTGAAAAAACAGTTCTCCTGGGCTGCAGACTTATCGAGAGGAAAGAAGATTCTGAAAAGTATCTGCAAATTTTGGAAAAACTTGGTGTGAAAACAAAAACATTCGATGAGACCTGTTGTGGTATGCCGTTTGCTGTGCTCGGTGATAAAAAAGGTTTTAAAGATCAGCAGGATAAATTTCGGGATACTATTCCCAATAAAGATGAGGAAATTATTTGTGCCTGTACAACTTGTGCTTTCTTCATTGATAATAAATATCCTGACCTGAAAGCAAAATATATTATTGATGAAATAGTGGAGAGATTGCCTGATTATCAAGGTAAATTAAAAAAGTTAAACATTAAAGTAACTTACCATGATCCCTGTAATGTAGCAAGAGGGATGGGTATGGTTGATGAACCCAGAGATATTCTAAAGAAAATTTGCTCGGATTTAGTTGAGATGCCTACTTATGGAAAACAGGCTGAATGTTGCGGTGGCGGTGGTGGATTATTGGTAACAGATGACGAATTAGCAAAAAGTCTTGCTGAAAAGAGAGTTGATCAGGCTTATGAAACAGGTGCCGAATACTTTACAACTCTTTGTCCAACTTGCGAATTAAATCTGAAAAATGCTGCGAAAAAATATGATGGCAAATTAAAAGTCGTTAACCTGCTTGATCTTTTGTATGAATCTCTTAATTAGTGCTTGAACGAAAACTCAGTTTTTACTATCACAAACTCCCCTGACCCCTCTTTGACAAAGAGGGGAAACACTTATGGATAAAGTGATTTCGTGATCCTCGTTCTCCTCTCTCTTTGCTAAAGAGAGGGGC
It encodes the following:
- a CDS encoding (Fe-S)-binding protein; its protein translation is MEIKYLKQWETELNTCIRCGYCFEGCPVFKELGWEIDGARGKLITAYGLLTGKLEPTEYIAEKLFQCTFCRDCVERCSADVSVPDIMGAVRADLFDAGFSLPSHKVLTKKIEKSGNIFGKELKPPEFKGEKTVLLGCRLIERKEDSEKYLQILEKLGVKTKTFDETCCGMPFAVLGDKKGFKDQQDKFRDTIPNKDEEIICACTTCAFFIDNKYPDLKAKYIIDEIVERLPDYQGKLKKLNIKVTYHDPCNVARGMGMVDEPRDILKKICSDLVEMPTYGKQAECCGGGGGLLVTDDELAKSLAEKRVDQAYETGAEYFTTLCPTCELNLKNAAKKYDGKLKVVNLLDLLYESLN